CTAATGTCATGGAGGTCCCCTCGCCGGGGCGCTTCTCCTACGGCATGGACCCTGGCACCTCATTCCAGCTGCTCATCTGGAACAGGACGTGCCATTGGCGAAGCCGCGCAGCCCCGTCCTGAACGACTACACCGTCAAAGGTAGCTACCCTGAAATCATTGTTCAAAAAAGAGTAAACGTCAACAAAAACACAGTTTTCTAGACAATCTTCTCGCGCAGCCcccacttttgctaatttgtccggaTTCGCTTGCATGATTCGGGAGAGTTCCTTAGGAAATAGTatgcatatgatttttttttcctctagGATTAGAATCCATTGTTTCTCCTCTAAAATCCCCACTATCAAATTCCAAAGAGGTACTTATTGGATAAGTCAGAGCCTGATAAGAAACGACAATCCAATGATCCTAGATGATTCAACACCTCACACGTTGCTGGACAGATTTTGCAGCCTCACCATTTTCTCAAGAAGCCGAAATAAGGTTAATTTCTCTATGATGTGGGACATAATAAATCAGCTCCAACACAAAAAGCAAACCCTGCCATGAACAAGAAATCTGTGCTAACATGGAAATGTAAAACATACTTTGACCGTAAAAAATCAGGGCAAAATTAGCCTGGATGGTCGCTGCAACACTAAATATAGTAGTTGCACGACTTGTTTCTTGATAATGTTCATTCAACACGCAAATTTCAGATAATTTTAACCAGCCAAAAAATATTTCACAAGCATCTGTTTCACATGTCATCGCAAATCACAACTTTCAAGAGTACGTCTGTCGCAACTTGGGGACTCAAAAAACACGGAATTGTAACCGTTTTCAGATTAAGTAACAATGCGTTGAATGATACTAGAATCAGTGACATAACAGGATTGATTCAAAATCGGTACTCAAATTGACACAATATcatgataaaaaaacataaacaaaGCAACCAACGGTCAAATACATTCTACTGGCATAACTGAGTTAAATAAAATTGTTAACTGGACCGACATGACATAATGATAAAACAAGCGACACGACCAAAATAGATAGGAAGATACAACATAAAAAACTTGCTCCCGCAGCATCCACCCGCACACCCCCAGTAAACAAAGGCCAGAGAGACCAAAGACTAATCTAAAAGACATAACTGTCATCTCCCATAACACAACTGCGAAACATGATGAATAAGGAGCCTCGATCTTGCATGACCACGAGGAACCATCAATAAGGAGCCTCAACCTCCTTTTCACTGTGCTTAACACCTGAAGGCCAAAATGGTACACACTTCACACCATCTATGTTGGGCTTCTTGGTAGAGTATCCTGGCAACCGCATTGCTAGTTTTTTCTGCATCCCCTTTGCATCTGGGTGTAACAAGAAAACACGCCCGTCAGTAACAAAAATACAGGCAAGTAACCACATAAACAGCACCAAATATGGTTCACCCTTCCTTCTAAAATCACCAGTAAAATTACAGCTTCATAATGAGATAGACTCTAGAAACAACTAATAGTTCTAGAATGCGATAACATCTGATATGTGCTTTGTTTGTCAAAGCAGGAGTCATATAGTCCGGTCTTTCCACCCATCTTGCAAGAAACTTATAAAAGTAGAGATGAAACTTGCGATCTCCATATTTAAGTTTCTACCCACCTATGTCGACAAAATATGTTTtatcatttttttaggcaaaCTACCGCGGGGACATAAGCCAGCCTGCACCgttttaataaaataaaagaattgGTGTCCTCCACAGTAGGTAATGTCAAGTGTCTACCAAACTTTGACTAATGAAATCCCACCACCTAGCACACTAGCAACATAAATCCTGAACTTGAGTCTAGGAACCCAAACTCGTCCCATGTTTCGAGAGAAACTTAGTCCATTCCGCATTAGATTAAATTGCTGCCTTACCTTATCATCTTAAGGTTTTCTGAACTCACATGTGAATAGGCAAAGTAAAAGATATTTACAAGTAGTCATAAAGTTAGGCGCTGGTGAAAAGATAATTACCTGGTGCAACTTAAAGATATGCGGATACCCTACTTGCAATGAAGGTTGGTCCCAAACCAAGAGTTCTTTCAGCGCCAAACTCATCCACACCCTGTATCTTGTTTGTCTCCATGTCAACAGCAAGCACCCAAGCTTTGCGGTCTTGGTCCCGGTGGTCAATCTTGGCGAGGAAGTAGACAACGCCATTTTCTAGCAGGCTCAAGGTGGGTTGACCAATGTGAAGCGTCTGCAATGTTGGCTGAGGAGTATCTGCATCGACCAGCAGCTTGGGCAGGGCATCGGATATCTCAGAGGAATCAAGTTGGCAGTCCAGGTGCCAAGGATCCGACAAGGAATCAGTGATCTTCATGGTCCATTTGACGGCGACCCAGCCATCTGAGGTGTAGGCTCCGTACCTGGAGCAGGAGCCCGGCACGACCCGGACCTTCATCTCGATGTAGCTGATGAAGCCATTGACGACAGCGATGTCCGCCGCAGGGCAGGACAGATCCTCGCGTTCCGCGAGAAGAGATGGTATCGGAACGTAGTGAAGCGTGTGTTGTCTGGTGTCGGCTAGCACGTCGCAGAAGACGATACCCTGCAAGAGATCGACCCATCCAACCGTGCCACGTTTTCCTCCGATGGTGATGGTCTTGCTTGTGAAAAGGCAAGAATTGGGCACCTCCTTGTCTGGTATCGTCTCCCTGCTCCAAGTCATAGTGTCGGAGCGGTAAAGGCATAGGTAGAAAGATTCGGGCGGGCCATCAGCTCCCCGGTAGAGTGAGGCGATGGTGTAGTTGCAGTGGCTGCAGTCGTGGCGGGGCTTTCTGCAGTAGCGCACGATGGCAACATGAGGATGTTGAGGGAGGACGATGGGTCCAGGGTGCGGGAGCTGCGTGAGGGACGGGCCCTCCGCGCCGGCGCGATAGATGAAGTATTCGCTGATGTCGGGTTCCATGCTGTTCATTACTTCGCCAAGGGCgacgcggaggaggacgaggctgCCCTCGGTGGCGATGATCTCTGGCTCCAATGCCAACTCGGAGAGCTTCAAGCCGCCGGTGCAGTGGACGCAGAAATAGGAGACCAACGGCGGGCCGGCGGTGCAGAAGGTGACATGGATAACCCCCTTGCCGTCTCTCATCTTGCAGGTTGCGGTGGTGGCGTTGCGGCGGTCGGCCATGTAGGCTGTCAAGTCGAGCAGCACGAACCCACCCCATGGATCCTCGGTTTGTCCATGAGCAGGCGGACGCAGGGAGGCCGGCATGATCGCCTCGTCTTGGATATAATCCTCGCTCTCATCCTCCTCCGCGAAATCTTCCATCTCCACATCATCAACATCAGAATCAGAATGAGGCCGCATCTTCACTTCAAATCAAAATCGATTCTTTTGCAGAATCAGTGCCCATCAGATATATAGGGGAGAGGAATCGGGGTTGCAAACCGGATCGAGCTCAGATCGGATTGGGATTTCGGCTGTGGAGAGGAATCGAGACTGGAATTCGAGATCGAGCAGAGATTGGATTGGATCAGGGCCGGGGTTGGCAGGATGGAGGGGAACCGATGGGGGCGGGCTTCACTTCCTAGACTAGATAgcaagccgccgccgtgagtattcctccgccgcccgtctTGCGTCGTCCAGCCAGCCGTGAGTATTCCTCCGCCGCCAATTCGGTGATTTGTTCCCCCGtcgctccacctccgccttcCCTAAGTAACCGCAGCCTCATTCCCCCCTCATTTACGGCAGAAACGGCAGCCACCACACCTGAATTCGAGAGGACTTCGGGTCGGTCTTAATGGCGACCGCTCTATTTAGTCACTTCTTCCACGCAGTTCTTCCTCACCCCTGCGTTTGCCAAGGTTTGTGATTTCCCATCTTAGGTTTCTGTGTGGGTGTCCAGATTGTGCGTCAGTGAGGTGTTGAATTGGTTGTTTTTGTTAGGGATTTGCAGGCCGCTTTCTCAAATTGATTTGTGTTTTCGAAGTTCGAACGCACCAGCAACAAGCGAAATTATGTCGGATTTATGTGTGAATTGATTTCATCCATATCAGCGAACTCTCTTCTGGCGGTATGTACTCAAGATCATTTTTTGTGTTATCCTTTTGTCTTATAAAATTTTGATTCCATGTGTTCCGGTACTGTGTTTCTTCTTTAACGCCACATTATTCTATATATGATTATTTTTCCTATCTCTACTGATTAGTTGATTGAGTTACGGAGGATAATATATGGCACAGATCGAGCTATGTTAGATGCAGCTCAGAAGTGCGCTTGATGGATTTACAACATTCGATTACTTCATGCATGTATAATGTGTTGCCATTTTTAAGTGATTTTACTGAATCCAGCATCCATGTCTCTGTTTTACTGAAATACAAAACAACAATATTCAAGTCGATTACCTCAAAAGGGGGACATTATTCCATTATTCCATCGCAGCTTTTCTAACAAAGagtaataatattttttttagggaaaaagACTACTAATATGAAATCATTTAGCATGAAGTTCCTCTTAATCATCTTTGGGAAGTCACTTTGAAAGTCAATTTTCTTATTCATGGATTTTCTGCTTCATCTCGAACATATAACCATATATATGCTGCTATTAGTTCATTCAGATCCAAGCAAATGATTTTGTTGAGAGAAGCTTTCATCTATACTTTTGTTATTTCTTTACCTGTCCAAGTCTGTAGACAAAAAGTTGTTTGATGAACACTGAGGCAGCAAGCACCCCACTGATCTAACTTAAGTACCACTCCACTATTTTAAGCTGGCATTATTTTCTCATGTCCGATGCATACAGCCAGTGAAGCATGTACCAAACACACTACCAGTTATACTATGGCTATGGTTTTCAGAAGTGCCCACATGGCCTGCCAAAACATGGTGTATTAATTTTTTGGTATGGACAACTACCTTTCAGGCCTAGAACATCTTCATATGGTTCTGGGTGTTTGTTGTAGATACAATTATATCCTAAGATGATCTGGAGCAATACCACTATGCGAAAAATTAGGGCATAGTAAACTGATTTGCATGTATGAAATTTGGTTATCCTGTAAAGTTTGATTTAATGTTGCCTTCCTCTTTTGTTGTACAAGTGTTATTGCAGGAGAAGTACATTATTTTTCTACGGGTTGCGCGTTGTTAGTGTGCTTTCATGGCCAAGAAGTTATTTTCCTCTCAACGTTAAATTATGGTCCTGCGTTGTGCTGCTCACTCATGCTCGTCTTCTCTGGTTAGCAATGTCGGAATGCTGGGATATACCTGTAATTTCTGCTGCTGAAGGAGCTAGCCTGGACTGGATTTTCTCTCTACTTGGCAGAGCTACTCCCACCCAGCGCacgttgctgctgcttctccttTGGCCTGTGTGGTATGTCCACAATGAGTTCACACATGGGAAGATGCCGCCTGCAGTTCTGGCGTCTCAGCGATATCTTCAGAGCTATGCGGAATCTCTAATTGGCCTGAAGCTGTTTCCAGATGCTGATATTCGCAAGGGCAAGCAGCCGGTTGGCATATTTACCATAAGTCCCGCCAAGCCAGCTAGCCGACCTGATGAGATGATCGCATGGCAAACCTCCTGCCGCTGGAATGTCGATGGCAGCTTTGTTTCTGAAACAGGAGACACGGGGGCCGGCATGATTCTACATGACCACCAGGGACAAGTCCTGTTTACTGCGGTCCGGCATTTGCCAGCTTGCAATGATGCTCTGGAGTCTGAACTCGCAGCGTGTATGGAGGGAGGGACTTGCTATCGCTCTCCAACGGACCACCCTTCCCATACAGATTGAGACCGATCGATAGTGCTCAGCTGATCACGCTCGTTCAGCAGCAAGGCTTCGATAGATCAAGGTACAGTAAGTAGCCTGGTGACTGAGATCAAAGACCTGTTGGCCTCTCAAAGGGAGATTAAGCTTATTAAAATTCATAGATCGCAGAATGGCGTTAGTCATGACTTGGCTGGCTTTGCTAGGGTCAATAGACGCACAGCTCGCTGGCTTTTGAGCAATCCGCTTGTGGATGCCCAAGATGTAACCCTTTTGTGATCAGTGAAAATCTCCtttactcgcaaaaaaaaatggtccATGAACCATACATGTGAGATACTCCATAACTGGAACATAATTTTAGACCATCACAACGTTGGTTCCTAATAGAGTTTCTTTTGTCGATGTTGAGCCCACATGAACATATGACTCTCCATTCCAGATGTGAAATAATAAAATGATGTGCTTCATTGTTCATGTAGTAGCATGCACAGCCAATGGTATCCTTActtctatttttgttttcataatttgcaaaacaaaagaagtaTGCCGGTTAGAGAAAGACACAACCTCAATTTATCTGTGTAACTGCAAGCTTCCTCCTTGCTACTTACATTTGAGATTGTGGTCAAATTAATTTCCATATCTTTTATGTATCCCTTAGAGATCTCATCGTTCTTAAGTGTTTGACATATTAACATTTCGCGCGCGGGGTACCATCTAGTTACAATATATTTTTGTGCTTGTGAATTTTATCTAATGCAATGATAAGCATAGATCATGACATCTATTTGAGTGCGTTGGTAAGAAAAATGGTAATAAAAGTCAACTTACTTTGAAGACAGATGAGATTTAAAAGACGTGTTTTAAATTTTAGACTCGGTGAAAAACGATAATAAAAAATAGTAACTTATTTGAAgagaaaatatatttgaaaAGATTTGTTTTAACTTTTAGGAGACGTACGTGCACGTACACACTTTGTGGAGATAGATGGCCTCAACCTGATACAAACCTTGGTGAAGATGCGTTCAAAAAAAGAACCTTAAGagtgaagattttttttagaatgttAAGAGTGAAGATTATGACCTACCATAAATTGGCTGTTTGCTCAAATACATCAAGCGTCTACAGACTTTACATACAGTTAGAGCATCCAGTgtcagagcatctccagcaaGTTACCTAAAAAATTTCATTCCCTGCCACTATTCCctaaaaaagcaaaaaatccCCCCCAGCAGGCTCTATCTCATTCCCAGTACCTAAAATTTTAGGAACTTGCCTAATTCTCTATCGTCG
This is a stretch of genomic DNA from Brachypodium distachyon strain Bd21 chromosome 1, Brachypodium_distachyon_v3.0, whole genome shotgun sequence. It encodes these proteins:
- the LOC100826907 gene encoding uncharacterized protein LOC100826907 — translated: MRPHSDSDVDDVEMEDFAEEDESEDYIQDEAIMPASLRPPAHGQTEDPWGGFVLLDLTAYMADRRNATTATCKMRDGKGVIHVTFCTAGPPLVSYFCVHCTGGLKLSELALEPEIIATEGSLVLLRVALGEVMNSMEPDISEYFIYRAGAEGPSLTQLPHPGPIVLPQHPHVAIVRYCRKPRHDCSHCNYTIASLYRGADGPPESFYLCLYRSDTMTWSRETIPDKEVPNSCLFTSKTITIGGKRGTVGWVDLLQGIVFCDVLADTRQHTLHYVPIPSLLAEREDLSCPAADIAVVNGFISYIEMKVRVVPGSCSRYGAYTSDGWVAVKWTMKITDSLSDPWHLDCQLDSSEISDALPKLLVDADTPQPTLQTLHIGQPTLSLLENGVVYFLAKIDHRDQDRKAWVLAVDMETNKIQGVDEFGAERTLGLGPTFIASRVSAYL